A region from the Lolium perenne isolate Kyuss_39 chromosome 4, Kyuss_2.0, whole genome shotgun sequence genome encodes:
- the LOC127293526 gene encoding glycine-rich RNA-binding protein, producing the protein MAEEYRCFVGGLAWATNDQSLEQAFSQFGEITDCKIINDRETGRSRGFGFVTFSSSESMKNAIEGMNGQDLDGRNITVNEAQSRSGGGGGGGGYRGGGSGGGGYGQRREGGGGGYGGGGGGYGQGREGGYGGGGGGYSRGGGGGDSGGNWRN; encoded by the exons ATGGCGGAAGAGTACCGTTGCTTCGTCGGCGGCCTCGCCTGGGCCACCAACGACCAGTCCCTCGAGCAGGCCTTCTCCCAGTTCGGCGAGATCACCGACTGCAAG ATCATCAACGACAGGGAGACGGGACGTTCCCGCGGCTTCGGCTTCGTCACCTTCTCGAGCTCCGAGTCGATGAAGAACGCCATCGAGGGGATGAACGGCCAGGACCTGGACGGCCGCAACATCACCGTCAACGAGGCCCAGtcccgctccggcggcggcggcggaggcggcggctacaGGGGCGGCGGCTCCGGAGGCGGCGGCTACGGCCAGCGTCGcgagggcggcggtggcggctacggcggcggcggcggcggctacggCCAGGGCCGTGAGGGCGgctatggcggcggcggcggcggctactcccgcggcggcggcggcggcgactctGGCGGCAACTGGAGGAACTGA
- the LOC127293525 gene encoding ADP-ribosylation factor-like protein 2 — protein MGLLSLIRKIKRKEKEMRILMVGLDNSGKTTIVLKINGEDTSVISPTLGFNIKAIKYHKYSLNIWDVGGQKTIRSYWRNYFEQTDGLVWVVDSSDIRRLDDCRAELHNLLKEERLVGASLLVFANKQDIQGALQPAEIAKILNLDAMDRSRHWRIVGCSAYTGEGLLDGFDWLVQDVASRIYVLD, from the exons ATGGGGCTGCTCAGCCTCATCCGGAAGATCAAGCGCAAGGAGAAGGAGATGCGCATTCTCATGGT GGGTCTGGACAACTCAGGGAAGACAACGATCGTGCTCAAGATCAATGGGGAGGACACGAGCGTCATCAGCCCCACCCTCGGCTTCAACATCAAGGCCATCAAGTACCACAA GTACTCCTTGAACATTTGGGATGTTGGGGGACAGAAGACTATCAGGTCTTATTGGAGGAATTACTTTGAGCAGACTGATGGACTAGTTTGGGTAGTTGATAGTTCAGATATCCGAAGGCTTGATGATTGCCGTGCTGAACTCCACAATCTCTTGAAGGAAGAG AGACTAGTCGGAGCTTCATTGTTGGTGTTTGCAAACAAGCAAGACATTCAAGGTGCTCTTCAACCCGCAGAAATTGCTAAG ATCCTGAATTTGGACGCCATGGACAGAAGCAGACACTGGCGGATCGTAGGCTGCAGTGCCTACACCGGAGAGGGGCTCCTTGATGGTTTCGACTGGCTGGTTCAGGACGTTGCTTCTCGGATCTACGTTCTGGACTGA